A genome region from Flavobacterium sp. CFS9 includes the following:
- a CDS encoding DUF4838 domain-containing protein, with protein MKKKRLIYLQILILTLLSFKMMAQSEIIISDKTKIIATTETTQAAAGILKMYLEKSVSKTFEITTKSQKESDASEIILEISNDKKLKANEFSIKSDSKSIYITAPNQKYLRYAVYTLLEIWEFRKFTATETYIPKMTQFTFAKNTNKIYHPSFDYRALFYPDCYDEDFRDWHKLDWHIDDFGLWGHSFNILVPPKEYFKSNPKLFALYEGERNTESLCMTNDTVVNLVAEKMTEIIAKTPNAQFYSVSQNDDVVYCECTQCRAMNNKYGGPQGSFYYFLNKIAARFPKTKITTLAYLHTFKPPVNLKIAPNICTILCPIELDRRKPITSQNNPSFVKNLENWSTTSPQLFLWDYTVQFSNFMSPFPNFGSFQSNYKLFQKNKVKGLFVQGYADVPGDLSELRQYLLAKLMWDTEIDIKAVTADFLRGFYGKAAPFVAKYLELLEANQSKSKAYLDIYSGPVQARNTFLTPEAMDQYDHFLEQANNAVENDSILSSRVHKLRLALEFVYFEQAKFYGKNQHGMFVVNNKGEKEVKTGLTERVLKFSQSCNQFGIYELSEDGISPDNYYKEWLEICKNTTTHLGEDLKVTFITPPSDEFKGKGSYGLVDGNRGYKNFNINWMGWYATNPEIEIETKKLDFNTLKLNFLSDQRHWIFTPKSIKIYGFKNQKWELIKEQICNILTEDYEITTQSWEVENQIFSSFTKIKIVVENQKELPVWRKRKNKKAMIMLDEIELFKK; from the coding sequence ATGAAAAAAAAGCGCCTTATCTATTTACAAATCCTTATTCTCACCCTGCTTAGTTTTAAGATGATGGCACAATCTGAAATTATAATATCCGATAAAACCAAAATTATTGCCACAACCGAAACTACTCAGGCTGCGGCCGGAATTCTTAAGATGTATTTGGAAAAATCCGTGTCAAAAACATTTGAAATTACTACAAAAAGTCAAAAAGAGAGTGATGCTTCCGAAATCATACTGGAAATTTCCAATGATAAAAAACTAAAAGCAAACGAATTCAGTATCAAAAGTGATTCAAAATCAATTTATATAACAGCTCCCAATCAGAAATACCTGCGTTATGCCGTTTATACTTTACTCGAAATCTGGGAGTTTCGAAAATTTACCGCGACAGAAACTTATATTCCAAAAATGACTCAGTTTACTTTTGCAAAAAATACAAACAAAATCTATCACCCGTCTTTTGATTACAGAGCATTGTTTTACCCGGATTGTTATGACGAAGATTTCAGGGACTGGCACAAACTCGACTGGCACATTGACGATTTTGGTCTTTGGGGTCATTCTTTTAACATTCTCGTTCCTCCAAAAGAATATTTTAAAAGCAATCCTAAACTTTTTGCTTTGTACGAAGGGGAACGAAACACAGAATCTCTGTGCATGACCAACGATACTGTTGTGAATCTGGTCGCTGAAAAAATGACCGAAATTATTGCAAAAACCCCCAACGCCCAATTCTATTCCGTAAGCCAGAATGATGACGTCGTGTATTGCGAATGCACGCAATGCCGAGCCATGAACAACAAATATGGCGGTCCGCAAGGTTCCTTTTATTATTTTTTGAATAAAATAGCAGCTCGTTTTCCTAAAACCAAAATTACTACGCTTGCCTATCTTCATACCTTCAAACCACCCGTAAATCTGAAAATAGCACCAAATATTTGCACCATTTTATGTCCAATCGAACTGGATCGCCGCAAACCTATTACCAGTCAAAACAATCCCTCCTTTGTCAAAAATCTGGAAAACTGGAGTACGACTTCACCGCAGCTGTTTTTATGGGATTACACGGTACAATTCTCTAATTTCATGTCTCCCTTTCCTAATTTTGGATCTTTTCAAAGCAACTATAAACTCTTTCAAAAAAACAAAGTAAAAGGGTTATTTGTACAGGGATATGCTGATGTTCCGGGCGATCTTTCGGAATTACGGCAATACCTGCTGGCCAAATTAATGTGGGATACTGAAATTGACATTAAAGCTGTTACCGCTGATTTCCTCAGAGGTTTTTACGGAAAAGCAGCACCCTTTGTCGCGAAATACCTTGAACTCTTAGAAGCCAATCAAAGCAAAAGTAAAGCTTATCTTGATATTTATTCCGGTCCAGTTCAGGCACGAAATACCTTCCTGACTCCTGAAGCCATGGATCAGTACGATCATTTTCTGGAACAGGCCAATAATGCCGTCGAAAATGATTCCATTTTAAGCTCACGTGTTCATAAATTACGACTGGCTTTAGAATTTGTTTATTTTGAACAGGCCAAATTTTATGGAAAAAACCAACACGGTATGTTTGTCGTAAATAACAAAGGTGAAAAAGAAGTAAAAACAGGTTTAACTGAAAGAGTTCTAAAATTCTCGCAATCCTGCAATCAGTTTGGAATTTATGAATTGAGCGAAGACGGAATCTCTCCTGATAATTATTACAAAGAATGGCTTGAGATTTGCAAAAACACTACAACTCATTTAGGAGAGGATTTGAAAGTTACCTTCATAACACCTCCATCTGATGAGTTTAAAGGCAAAGGAAGTTATGGTTTAGTGGACGGAAACAGGGGGTACAAAAACTTCAATATCAACTGGATGGGATGGTATGCAACGAATCCTGAAATTGAAATTGAAACCAAAAAACTTGATTTCAACACCTTGAAATTAAATTTCCTAAGCGATCAGAGACATTGGATTTTTACACCAAAAAGTATCAAAATCTACGGTTTTAAGAATCAGAAATGGGAACTTATTAAGGAACAAATTTGCAACATTTTAACAGAAGACTACGAAATTACAACACAATCATGGGAAGTCGAAAATCAAATATTCAGTAGTTTTACCAAGATTAAAATCGTAGTAGAAAACCAGAAGGAATTGCCCGTCTGGAGAAAGCGAAAAAACAAAAAAGCAATGATAATGCTGGACGAAATAGAATTGTTTAAAAAATAA